The genomic DNA CACATTAAACAAGTCAAGCAGCACACAGTTTTGCCTCTctcaaacaaaagaaacagtGGACAATCTAAAACTTAAAGAGGTCAATGAAGCGCTGCGGGGAAACTGGCATGAAGCAGTTGTCTGGATCATTGGCAGTACAGGGATGTCCAGAATCCTAGtggaaagaacaaaacaaaatcagaaaatagttggattttgaaataattgatttaatttaaaaccaatATAACAATCAAGGACAGTATAAAATATCAAGTTTGATGAGATCATTGTTTCATGCAGAATGCATCTGATATGCCAGTATCAACACTGAAAAGTGTGACAGATTTCTCCTGTTTAGTCATGGCAGTTCTGCACCCTAGATTTACATGAGCCAGGCAGACAACAGTGCGAACAATTCCAGCAggagttatttattaattattttcactCGGTATATTGACtgcaatttatttataatggatTAAAGCTGTCCTGGttattatgtaattaaataatttagcaGTCACATTCATAATAGGTGACTTATATGGTTTTACAAACACCGTTTTTGGAGGGATAAACTCCATTCAGTACCCagatgaaaaatgtattaaatgttactgttaacaaaaggaaaacatgcCATGACTCTGTAAAAGTACAATACAAATTATCATTCAGATAAAAATGAGAGCAGCATTTTTCTGCTTGAAATAGAATAAACagtctaaaacaaacaaaaaagattcaGAAAATGTTGGCGAGAAAGTACACGTTTCTGCTCACAGTGTCAGAAGAATTTAAATAGTGACCTGAAGTGTGAAGTTGTGAAACCCCCTTCACCATACCCCTTTCTTACAGAGACTACAAACCTCCCCAGAGTGGAGTTGGACTCCAGTTTCCCCCATTATTACTCCTCTGACCCTCGTGTCAACCTTCCACCTTACATGACCCCACGGAGATGTTCACGAGGTGAGCCTACGCCCCCTCTGTTCCTTGCTCCACCCCACCTCAAGGCAGCCCTGCCTTCCTCACTCTCGTACCTCAAATTCATGCCACCTGTGGGCCTCCAGGAATGCTAAGCAGACAGGGATGATCAATGGGAGCCCATAGTGATGAACAGCTCCCAGCTTTACCAGCTACTTTTACTGTCCCTAGAAGACCCTGCTGCCTGTGAGGAAAGTGGTCCTGCTCTGCCCCAGAAGGCTAAGCCTGCTCCTAAGATGCAACGTGAACTGGTATGTGAAAACAGTTAGAGGCAAGAAGAGAAACCATACCTTTAGACAAGGAAAATGTCATAGTGTCTTTGGTTATAGTGTTTTATGCGTACATGTTGTGTGCACAGTTCCttgcaataataaaaactaaacaatctTTTGCACCGTCTTCATGGTTAGCctaacaaaaacacaacctaCTGTAATTCCCATTAATTCATCCCACCTGAGAAATACCACAAACGACTAATTTAACAGGGCTGAGCAAGTAAAGCCTTTTCATGGGCATGTTATTGACTTAAACAGAGAGCCACTCCTACTTATTCTCTCAGACTACTCCCAGCAGGCTGGAGGAGACTCCCAACTCTTGTCTTGAGAACTCCCTTCATTTATGGAGAAAATTAAACCTGTATGTACATGGCCTATGGATCACCAGATCTTGACTTGAGATGTAGAGTGTTATTTCAGTACAGTCTTGAGTATTTGGTACACCAAATTGCTGAAATACTGGATATGGGCTCATTTTGATCATATTTTACCAGTGTAATGCTTTTCTAGCCTTAGAGTTTATTCTaatttacaaaacacacacaatttgcATCATAAATGAATGTGGGAAAACCATGTGACGATCAGCTTTAAACTGTCACGTAAACACCGCCATAGAGAAGTGTCCTGTGACCCTGCTGTCACTGTTTCTAAGGCAATGATGTACAACAACAGTTTTATTATCACAGTTCCAACCAAGCGGAATTAAATGCTATCTGTAAACCCAAAAAGTAATGCATTGCTTTCATAATAGTGGGAACATATTACGGCGGAAAAAAATGCAATGACAGTTTGCCAAAACAATTATTTCCTGCAGAGAAAAAAATGCTAATTATTTGGCAGAAGcgattttcaaagctttttgctcCAGGGCAAGCTTTGCTCCCTCTTTTCTgtaagtaaaatgtaaaatgttgaaTGTGCAGGTACACCAAGAGAGAAAATGGGTATACAAATGTGCTTTATTACCCACTTTAACAGATTTTGAACATTAGAggtcatttatttataaaaaaaattttTAAAAGCTTTGGAAATGGCTCTGTAAAACTCtgcatttaatttaagaaaccagaaaaaaaatccatacCTGAATagcaaatttatatatatatatatatatatatatatatatatatatatatatatatatatatatatatatatatatatatatatatatatatatatatatatatatatttgtaatgcattttgaaatgttgcCATGTAAAGCAACATTTatcttaaaagtaaaaataattgtTGTATGGCTTACAAATGTCCACACCTGACAACAGAATTACATGCAGCTGTAATGAAATCATATTGAGTACCTTGAATAATAAAGCAAGATGACAGTCCTTTTGAGATCAGGGAGGAAGGAGCAGAAGGGGAAAGCATGGAGGGAAAACATGAAAGGTTAAAGATTAGCAAGGAAAGGTGGGTTTGCTACCGATTAATAGCAATCCATTTTAGTAGTTACAATATAAAGAAGTCTAGTTTAATGTCACAGGATTCTCTGTGTATCTACTACCAAAGGTCAAATTTAAAAGCCTTGGACAAAAACTATGTAAATGCAATGGTTAGCCAAAGACTGGGCAGCAACCCAGTGCTTAAGCAGCCCGTCTTTTCAGAAGTACGAAGCAGTCATTCTACAAGAGTTGTGCAAAGAACTCAGTTTTAGTGATCTCTTAGAACAGTCAAGTAACACCTACTCTTAATAGTgctatttataatttgtattaaatttggtactatatgtgtatgtgtgtaaaacaataaataatattaatctgAAGTTAGATTTCAGAATATTTAAGTTTGTATTGATATTTTTAGCTTAATAACATCATAATAAACCTTAAGATCCCAATGTGATGCAATTGTTATGCATATCTAACAGGCTTAGCAAGAATATATTATCCTAATTATCCAGGCCTCTGCATGTGACGTATAGATCAGGTTGCGTTCTGAAGGGTTAAGCATATCTAGAGAATCTAAGAAAAAGGAAGGGGCTGAGGAACTGCAACAAATGCCAGAAAGAAGAAAGCAGGGTGCTtataaacaagaaagaaaatatacGTATTGCAGGGGAGAGTTTAGGTTGGGGGCCACCAAGCTTTCATTGAAGGGGAGTCATAGCTCTTAGTGCAAATTTAAAATGAGGCTATAATAAGACTAATTGTATGTACAATCACATGAATGGCTTACATAAAAAtattttaccaaaaaaaaaaactaaaatgttatttttgaaatgcaagggggggaaagCTATCATATATGCAACAAAATAAGGTACTTGATACTTAATAGTTGTATAGATGAATGCGATAACTAAGTAACAACTTTGTTTGGCTTACCTTCCAAAACAGAATGCTACAATGTCGGCAGAATTGCAACGTGTCTCCATACTGTTCCTTTTTGGGATAATACTTCTGAAGGGTAAAGTACATCAGTTTCCAGTCCACATGGCCCTTTTCGGATAAAATTAAATGTCTACAGAactagaaaaagaaacaaaggggCAAACACATTCAACACTAGTGAAAAATAGTACATCAGAGTTGAAATTGAAACAGCTGGTTTCACCGACCTTGATTAACCCTAGTCTTTTaactacctaaaataacattgtattAATCTTAATTATAACTAGTATTAATCTGGGTCTGTTAACCCAGCACAAGCTGAACCAAGATATCTGGGGTTGGGGCTTTTTATTTCGTATAGGGGGTTTCAGAAATTGTAAAACTGACAATGTCTCCATTGATTAGACAATGATTAGTTCAACATTCTTAACATGCAGGTTCGTGCTGGGAGTGTACGGACAAAGTGTAGGCATCCAGGTCTTTTTATACTTGAACTACCCTCTGGTGGCCGAACTCTGTATCACAGAGTATCATTGCTGCAAGATTTTCAAGTCACGCTGTATATCAGCCTTTAATATCAGATATTATTCCGCAAACAAGATCTAGATCCAAGATATTCCTCACTGGAATTtcgatttgtttttgtattcttaATCTAATGAAACATACATCTATAcgtttgtataaaatatatatatatatatatagacacacacacacacacacacacgcacaaacatatatatgaataaacaaATTCTTACATGCTTTTCAGCAAAATTAAATTGACACAGCTTTTTCCACAGCTGCCGATCTTCGCTCAGCATGTGCAAAGTCGATGTCACTTGTCCAAGGTTGACAATATCCCAGCCATCAGAAAACCTGTACAGGATGTTGTTTTGCATGTGGAGAGGGAGGTCGCTTAATGTAACTCCATTTGTGATctgctgtaaaacataagaacaaGAACTAAAAAGCTAAATTTTGCAACAGATGGCACATCTCAGCATGCTTTTTTATGGATTTATAATGTCATTAAGGAAactttgttttgtaattaacatttaatataaaactcCATCTTCATTTTCATTATGAAACTTCATTCTATTGCATAGCAACGGTAAAACACACAGGaaccaagaagaaaaaaatgtatattaaggaTGTCTGTGAATCTGAGGCAACTTAATTTTAAAGGAGGGGGCATTTTATAGTGTGGGGTAGAATACTATACCATTCCAGGCCTCCCTTGGTTACAATTTGCTGCTATAGTCAAAACCTCAATGCTTCAtcactgtacatttattttagttaccATGATAGTTAATTCAAAAGAAAATTGTTACACCACTTACAAGTTGGCAGTACAAAGACACACTCATATTTCCTTTATAATGTGTCTTCACATTTAAATTCTTAAATTCAGACTACAGGTATCATGGcacatttacattacaaatccaaattgaatgcataacatttatttattcttattcaACAATTGCAGAGAAAAAATGGTTCCTTCAAACATACCTTGGGTATCTGAAGGTTGTTTAGCTGCTGTTGCCAGTTGAGTATGGTCTCCAAACGGCATACCCAAATATTGATGTTGCCCACCAGCACTGACTTTCCCACTTCTCTTATGAGGATGCAGAGAGTGGAGCCGAGGTCCTGGAGAAGATCTTTGATCAGCCGAGGATTCTGTTGGTCATCTAAGACTGCATGCAGAAAGACAAAACGCAGGTAATACACCAGAATATTCACAAATTctcaaaaaaaaagtatgattACCATACAATCTCCTTAAGCCAAATAGTAACAGCCTCACCTTAGATAGGACTTAAAGCAGTAGAGAGAACCCGAGAAAGCTTAAGAACAACTTGAGGTAAAGAGTACATCAATGAAATGTGACTTTTAGACTACGCCATGTAGATGTAGCACAAATTAAATTGTGGTTTGGCCTCAGGTTATCAGTAAAAGTTATTACTATTTCTAAGATGAGATACAGAATTGTAAGATCCATTATCAGGTCCCAGTTCTCACCCTTTCGCACTATTTTCTCAAGAACATTGAAGTAGTTTTTCTGTGCTGCTCCACTCAAAGAGGTTAACTGGGATTTTGCTATCAGCTGCAACAACTGTGAAGAAACAAAAGTATTTAAGAATAACCCCAATACGTGCTCCTTAATACTAAGTTACATAACCAATTGATTCAATTCTCCATTAGAATACATGACAGTAACATTTCTTATCACAGGTCAGCCATTTCAGtttcatatacagctctggaaaaaatagagaccactccaagttaaTCAATGTTatgtggtctcttaatttttttccagagctgtatacccCCAACACAATACCTCACTAAATACCTAATTATTttgagattttgttttctttaatgacACACATAAGTCACAATGTCAACAATTTATTTAGCTTTTCTATTCCACAATTGATTTgcaaatataattacaattaaatagTTCCCCCAATTTCTATTCACAGAGGCAGAGACAATTGCAGCTGTGATTCAATTTAAAAGTGTCAAATCAGAACAGTTAGGGTCATTACATACCCCTCCCAGAAAACACCTTACTAATGATCAAATAATTGTATGTAGTAATAATAgcagaggccttcatccagcaatgGCTCAGGAAAGGCTGAAGATTACAGTGAGATCAGTTGTAAACATAATTTGTTTAAAGGTTTCagttatgtaatatatataaaaccaaatTCTAAAAACTCTACACCATGTAGAATCGAgatcatatttgcaaaaaatgTCCAATTGCTGCGTTCCACTTATAACTGTACTCAACCTctgaataaaataacaaaataagacAAGGTCTTACTTTTACAACATAGTTAAATCTTCGGATGTCTTGTATGGCACTGGAAAAATCTAAGCGGTTAAAAGCTTCTCCCAATGTGCAGTAACCATGCCTCTGAGgggggagaagaagaaaaaagacaatCATTAGCTAATTTTACAACAAAACAACAGGAAGAATATTTTGTGTTAGAACAAGTGGAAAACCTCAAAATTCATTGAAAGAAATGTTCCAAATTAAATTCGCAGGCTGCAAAACAGAAATGTAGGGTTGTAAAACACTAACATTTAAGAAGCCAAGTTGCTTTAAGCCTGAGACACAAAAATGTGAAGGGGAACATCAAGCGGTTAGCTAGTGAATGACAAGATTGGTGGAGCTGTATTAGATTACTTGTGTTAACTTCAATTGAGCCTCATACGATTtagaaacagaaaatgaaatgaagcaTTTGAGTTTGGCAAAGTGTCCAAGATTCCACTAAGAAAAAGATAATAATCAAGCCATTGAGAATATTAAGAACCATTCAATGAATTTGCATAAATAAACCATCCTTGCCATTCACAAGAAATGTTATTTTGCTTCTGGAATTGTGCGATTACtatgtaattatgtaatttttagaatatataattttgatttcTTTATACGATTTGGAATTTAATCTTAATATTTTTTGTTCAGgaacatttaatttacaaatcATTTAAATCAAAATTGTATTACTTAAATCTGAAGTACTTACTTCTCTTGTGCTTTCCTTTTGAACATAAATCCACTTCTCTTGGTAGAAAACTTGAGAGAAAGGGaaatttaaagaaaagaaataagaaaagcaACTAGctacttatttttttttccctttacacataagaacataaagatTCAAAGGTGACCATTCAGCTGAGCTCAGATTATTTTGCCAAAGTAACATCATGCAGTTTATTATAGGGTTACACTGAGTAAACTACATGCTACAAAGCAGTGAAGAATTACAAGTCAAACACATAAGGTTGGAAGAAGATTATGCTGTAAGCTTTCCCAACAGATGGGCAATGCTGAGGGGGCATTTCACCACACTGATGTGCACAGGACTGCATATTCAATACACTGCAGACATTTTATTGATCAACTATGCGATTGTGCTTTGTTCAGAATATTTTCTTTAACAACACAATTGCCGTCTGTCTTTGTAAACTGGTTGTTAGTAATGCACCATCCTCATTTCAGAGAGCAATTGTGCTTGCTGTCAAGAGGGCTGTTCTACAGTGATGTATGTGGTTTGTCTCCAGACTAGGGCCTTGTAGCGCTCAAATAGCAACAACCTCCAAAGCATGCAAAGTATAAACAAGTAAATCATGAAGTACATCATGAGTCACACCTCTACCGATAGCATTTCATTGCAGACACATATGTACTACATTCTGATGACTGAATTACGCACACATTAAATACTTACACTGCGACttggtgttgttgttgaagCGATCCTTTTTCCTCTTCTTGGCAGCAACTTCACACACATCATTCGCAAAGCGGTTCTCTTTGTTTTCATCGTGCAATCTGATTGGAAACAATGACATTGTTAAAGAAGGTTGCTCTCACTGTGTAGCCAAGAAAATGAACTTTAACAGTACATTACTAGATCTGCCTGCAAATACTGCAGACACAacagattatttaatttaagcaaGGATTTTAAAACGTGCACTAGTAGATAGATAGGGGAAGGAGAGGGTTTATTAGAATTACTATTCATACATTAAGTCTCTTAAAAATCAGGGCATAGTTTGTTAATTCAGCAACTTCAGCTTAAACAAGAAGTATGCATTCGAGTGCATATGGGAGCTCGAGCTCGAGAACAAATAAAtcttgataaatgcaatagcaCTGAAATATGTTTAAAGCAGTGGAATGTTGAAAAAAAACGAACACTGTGACATTCTAAGTAGTCTAAATACACCGTCTACTGTGAATTCAAAGTGCAATGTGAAAGAACTTTTAACATTCTTtcgaaacaaaataaataaatctagcCCCCGAAGCAGATCCCTCAGAAATCAATCTTAGTGGAAAAAATAGAAAGATGGTGCAAGTCCCAAAAAGATTAACAAActaatgttttcttcttttcaaacAGCTGTAACATTTTTAAACCTCTAATTTTCTCATTTCAGGGATCCATTCAAAAACAACGGTTTATAATTTATACTGTTCAACTTCATCAGAAAAAGAATAAAATCATGAAGTGTAGTAAAGCTGGTACATATTATATCTCATATTGGTACATACTGGTATGAAAAACCCTGCCTGCTGTATTTAGAGGTTAAGCTCATGAAAAGTGAAGTAAAAGAACAAAGTGGACAAAGCCTGACTGTAATCTGTAATAAagatgaaatcgtcagcaaagaAGTAAAGTAGATTTTTGAAATCCCCCCCAGATGGGAGTCTCTTAATCCATCAATGAAGAGGTAACCCCCCCAGAGATGAAGGTCATTGAATTTCAACCGTTATTTGCTTCTCTAAGGACTGGTTTCAGAAACTCAGATTAGCATTAATCTTGGACTACCCAATGCTCTTTTATATAGAACAGTCCAATACGAGTGATAATCAAAGGTCTGTAAAACCAGCAGAAAGTGAAAGAACAGACAAGCTGTCAATTGTATAGCGATTGTGCTAGTTACTGAATTAAATCTGTCATTTATAAGTATAAAGCACATAAGACAGAAATCTTGGGGGACTTGCTTAAGAGAAAAGGAGGGAGGGCTTGTACCAAATACTTGCCATAGATCTTAAGACCTTGTTTTTATCCGACACTAAAATAGCATTGTTTCTCTAAATTCTCAACATTCTTTTATGTCTGACTTCTACAGAATGAAAACATGAAGGGTAGCAAAAGAGCACAGAGTAAGCTTTCTAACCTGAGAATTACTGGCCGGCAACCAGGTTGTATAAATCATCAACTGCAGTCAAGAGCCCCAGCAAATACATTCAGATACTGCTATTGTAAGTATACATGGAGGGCAAAATGAATTACTGATcaaaagtacaaatctgtacttTTGTATGGGCCCCGTTTTTAAAACTGGTTTTAAAGAGCAAGTTGCACCAAATATTTCTTATAAATAATAGTAACaaacaaatctatatatatataggcataCTAAATGAGGCCTAATCTACAGACAAAGCTTTGTCATGTTCATTACAAATCAAGGAATTTCTGTAAATCACCACTGTATCATTAACGCTTTATTTCTTTCACAGTTGGAATGCCCTTAATGCAGCTGAAAAGATATGCTGCCAAGGCTCCAGTAGTAATCTAAAACCCAGCATACTACAAATACtcaataacaaattaataataataaatataaaagaggTGACAGCTTTTTTGAAGTTGAAAAGTCAAGAACAGCAAGATACAAAAAACAGGTTTGTCACACAATGGGTTCAACTGATATTGATGGCACGAAGATTGAGGCAAACTGAATGAACTGAACCATACAGCACAAACAACTGTGGTCTCTTCCGTTTGGATGGCTGTCCTTTAGGGAAAgcaaaaaaaaggcaaattcTAATGCTCTGCATAATCCATAGGACTCTGATACGGAAATAGAAATGAAGTTCAGATTCATGAGCCAGtaagatgtatttaaatatttcaaaagttTGTAAAGTAACCATATCCTcgtgatttgttttcttcaagaaatatatcaagccaatgaaaaaatatacttttttcacattttgttgaaaAAAGTATATGAAATTAGATTCTTTTTGGATTATGTTCCTTTTTCCtggacaatgagaatctttaatcctctTTCAAATAAGATCAATCACgtttaattgtatatagtggaacacctTTCAGAGCATGTCACAACATAATAAGTAcatcatacaatgaatacatcatttaaatgttgcagtattgctgaagtgcagtaaaatgcatgaattacatttcatcacgcattaagtttgaggattataatgctaaagtacatttaaaaaacaaacaaacaaacattacaaCCTGCAGCAGAGGTACTCATGGTTGgtgacacacatcacacacatacactcctCGCTTGCTTTCTATCACACAGCACTCACAGCAGCTTGACTGGAGTTTGCCTCCCCCCCCAGTCCCCATAGATTCCCCCATTGACCTGCCGTGACTATACAAGATAATTATGGGttttttgtttgcacttgcactaaatcattattatcaataataataataataataggacatcCAGATATGCTCTGAATTTAATAACAAtgcttaagtaaaataaacaaaatcaccCCCTTTGTGCACAGTtttttcaaaagataaaaacaaagcTTACTTATGGAAATCAAAAAGGATAAGCCGGCTACACACCTGTTTTGGACACAGCAGAAGTAATGTACATAATACGATTAAATCTGAGTCTGTGACGACCTCCATACATACAGATAATTATGGGTATtgtgtaatatttattactactacGTCCACAATGTGGTGTTTGTATTGCAATACTACGCGTATGAGCCTCGTTGTTCGTCAGTGGCACAGAGGTGTGCACTGCTATAATACTGAGGAGGTGCACTCGGGCTGTGTCCAGCCTCCAGTGCACTGCACAGTGTGGGCTGATGCCagatgtgatgtgtgtgtgtatgagtaacAGATCGTGAAACATGGCACTCGCCTCTGTCCAGCACTGCCTTCAATCATCCACCTGCAAAGTCCTGTCCCTTTAATGGGTTATTAACAAAATGGTAATGACTAtgtaattggaaacatgagatgcaaatatatttgacattaaagatacacataTCGCAATCGAATCCGAATTGCGTGAAAGCCTTAGACTGAATATACCAGTTTTTGTGCGATATTAGCGTGACACATTCTTCCAAAAACTGCGCGAAACTGTGTTCAAACAGTGGGGATAATAGCGCACTGTGGAGTGTCGCAGGCGGGTTTGGGGCACAGGAAAACAATGCTATATTCCAATATCGCGCAAAGATTTGCACCAGGTTTGaatctctctccttttttggccAAGTCGCATTTTTCTTGCGCggcactatatatatttttt from Amia ocellicauda isolate fAmiCal2 chromosome 1, fAmiCal2.hap1, whole genome shotgun sequence includes the following:
- the fbxo25 gene encoding F-box only protein 25 isoform X1, which encodes MPFLGQDWRSPGWSWIKTEDGWKRFEFLGHRLELEGNNNELDLGELHDENKENRFANDVCEVAAKKRKKDRFNNNTKSQFFYQEKWIYVQKESTRERHGYCTLGEAFNRLDFSSAIQDIRRFNYVVKLLQLIAKSQLTSLSGAAQKNYFNVLEKIVRKVLDDQQNPRLIKDLLQDLGSTLCILIREVGKSVLVGNINIWVCRLETILNWQQQLNNLQIPKQITNGVTLSDLPLHMQNNILYRFSDGWDIVNLGQVTSTLHMLSEDRQLWKKLCQFNFAEKHFCRHLILSEKGHVDWKLMYFTLQKYYPKKEQYGDTLQFCRHCSILFWKDCHLALLFKDSGHPCTANDPDNCFMPVSPQRFIDLFKF
- the fbxo25 gene encoding F-box only protein 25 isoform X2 codes for the protein MPFLGQDWRSPGWSWIKTEDGWKRFEFLGHRLELEGNNNELDLGELHDENKENRFANDVCEVAAKKRKKDRFNNNTKSQFFYQEKWIYVQKESTRERHGYCTLGEAFNRLDFSSAIQDIRRFNYVVKLLQLIAKSQLTSLSGAAQKNYFNVLEKIVRKVLDDQQNPRLIKDLLQDLGSTLCILIREVGKSVLVGNINIWVCRLETILNWQQQLNNLQIPKITNGVTLSDLPLHMQNNILYRFSDGWDIVNLGQVTSTLHMLSEDRQLWKKLCQFNFAEKHFCRHLILSEKGHVDWKLMYFTLQKYYPKKEQYGDTLQFCRHCSILFWKDCHLALLFKDSGHPCTANDPDNCFMPVSPQRFIDLFKF
- the fbxo25 gene encoding F-box only protein 25 isoform X3, encoding MPFLGQDWRSPGWSWIKTEDGWKRFEFLGHRLELEGNNNELDLGELHDENKENRFANDVCEVAAKKRKKDRFNNNTKSQFFYQEKWIYVQKESTRERHGYCTLGEAFNRLDFSSAIQDIRRFNYVVKLLQLIAKSQLTSLSGAAQKNYFNVLEKIVRKVLDDQQNPRLIKDLLQDLGSTLCILIREVGKSVLVGNINIWVCRLETILNWQQQLNNLQIPKQITNGVTLSDLPLHMQNNILYRFSDGWDIVNLGQVTSTLHMLSEDRQLWKKLCQFNFAEKHFCRHLILSEKGHVDWKLMYFTLQKYYPKKEQYGDTLQFCRHCSILFWKDSGHPCTANDPDNCFMPVSPQRFIDLFKF